The segment CGTAGCTGCTGGCTGATGTGAGGCCCTCATGCCTAGTTGTTGAGTTGTTGCATAGCTACCCTCCGAGCGCTCACGGCCACAATTCCAGTCTTTCCTTCTCGCGCTGCCCTTTCGGCCTGAGCTGTCTTTCTCTCTTAGTTTCTGCATGTCTATGGCCAAAAGCGAGGCGCTCTATGGAAAGACTGGAACAAGGGGAAAGTAGCAAAGGGTGATTTCAACTCTATCTTTTTACATGGTTCAAGTTTATAACTTGGACCCACCATGATCTGAAGTTTGTAACTTCAGTGGAGCGAAAGCTCCAAGAAATACATTGGCTGTGAGACCAAAATTAACAGCCCCCTACAATACCACCTATTCAAAAGACCTCGTAGTGTCCGCAGGTCTTACGAGTGTCTACTCTATCTCAGCTTCAAGCCTTTTTTCCAGAAACCACCCCAAACTACTGTTCCTATCCTACTTTCTTCAACTTTGCCACTACCCAAATAGACACAAGGGTAAACACCGTGGCAATGATGCCTACGGTGCCGAAGTGGAGGAGCTTTTGGGAGCCGGGTTCATTGGAGATGACCAGGCCAGCCAGGAAAGCCGCCAGACCGGAGGCAAGCTGCTGGACAGAGGAATTCACACTCATGAAAGAGCCCCGCAGCCGTGGTTCTATGCTGGACGTGATCATGGACATGGCTGGCACAAACCTCGCCCCGAAGAAGATAAAGAAGAAGGTAGTTACAACAAATGCTTGCCAATGCGGCACCTGTGGCAGATTTGTAACTACTAAAATGGGGATAATAGAAAGCAGCGCGGCAATCACAAAGACCTTTTTCTTTCCAAACTTATCAGATAATCTTCCGGCCATTTGGGAGGTGACCACTGTAGCCAATCCTCCGAAGAGATAGATGTAGCTTAGTTCTGATTCGGTAAAGCCAATGTTGGCCACCATGTAAGGGCTCAGAAAAGGGACAACTGTGAAACCAGCCAAGGATAACGTCACCATTAGGGCAAAAGCCCAAAGGCAATTGGCCCGGCTGAAAATGGTACCTAATGCTTTGGCCGGATGCTGAGGAACGTGGTGCAGGAGATGCTGGCGCATGGGAGGTAGTATTCGCCAAGTTAGGAGCAAAACCAAAACGCTCAATGCAGTAAGAAGGTAAAAAGGAGCGTGCCAGCTGGCGTGGCTGGCCAAGTAAAGCCCAATGGGGATTCCTCCAATGGAGGCCACTGAGAAGGCAGCCATTACTTTTCCGGTTGCTGCTCCCCTGCGTTCCTCCGGCACAGAGTCGCCAATAATGGCCAGCACTAAAGCGCCCAATACCCCGCCAAAAGCTCCCGCCAGAATACGGGCAATCAGCAGAAACGAGAAAGTGGGAGCCAGGGCGCAGGCAAAGGTGCCCAAGGTGAAGCCCAGGTAAAGTGCCATCAAAGCATTCTTCCGGTCAAAACGGTCAATAAAGAACGCGCTCAGAATTCCTGAAAAAGCAGCACTAAACGTATACGCCGATACCAGAAACCCAAACTCCCGCGGACTAATCTGGAAAACCCGCATGAGCTGAGGACCCAATGGCATCATAATCACAAAGTCCATGATGTGCGTAAACTGGATGGCCGCTAAAATAAAAAGCAGCCATTTTTCGCTTAACACCGGCGCTGAAGGTTTGGGGGAGAGGGAAGAGGAAATTGCCATAAAAGTATGGGCAGATGCCCACCGGAAACATAAGCAGTACGAGGTCCAGGGAAGGAGGGTTGATACTTCTGGAATTGGCTTCCCTAAAAGTCTTCAGCAATTTGCAAAAGAAGTAGATCGCATGGCAAAAAGGATCAGAAAGAAAGAAGAAAGCGCCGACCCTGTTTGCGCCCTTTGCGAGCGCGAAGTAGGCTTTACCACGCTGCATCACTTGGTGCCCCGAGAGGAAGGAGGGAAGCACGGGCCTACTGCCCCTTTGTGCCAGCCTTGCCACAGCACCATTCACCTCACATTCACTAACAAAGAATTGGCAGTGCTTTACAATTCCATACCCGCTCTTCGCGAAGCGGAAGAGTTGCAGAAGTACCTACATTGGGTGCGTACGAAGCGCCTGGATAAAATCACTAATAGGCGCGGAAAGAGGAAATAAGTTCTAGGTTTGCGTTTAGCACGTGTTTTAGATAATCTGGTCCTAAACCTGGCTTAGTCACGCGGAGGTATTATCAAAGATTTAATTAACAGTATCTACTAAATGAAGGCTCTTACTTATCTCCCGTTTCCGCAAATAAAAAATCAGCCGGCTGTTGTGGTAGACAGCTTCCATCCAAATGGGTTGGTGCTCTCGCATTGGCGGGAAGCGCCTACTCCGGCCGAGCTAAGAGAAGATACCAGTGCGGGCATGGTGCTTCAGGCGCTGAAACAAAACTGGCCTGATTTGCAAAAATACCAATATGTAACCGCTAACCATTTTGATATTGATGCCTTTGTTGGCGTTTGGGCCTTGCTTCATCCGGAACAAGCCCTGGAGCATGAAGAAACCCTGCGGCAAATGGCGCTCATAGGTGACTTCCGGGAGTTGGATTTGGAGGCTCCTTTTGCCAAAGAAGCCCTGAAACTGGTTTGCTGGCTTAATTCAGAAGAGAAAGCAAAGTTTTATCCGCCGTTTGGAGCAGAGGAGTTGGAAGAGAATGAAGTGGTGGCCTCTATCCCGAAATTTCAATATTTTTTAGAGGTTTTTTTGGATGTACTCCTAAATACTGCATTATTTCAACAAGTATGGGAGCCGGAGTTTGAATTGGTTTTGCAGGGGTATAAGCAAGTAAACGGAGTGAAATCTAAAATAATCCAAAACCAGGCTTTGGGTTTGGTGATTATTCAGACACCAGCACCCGTTCACTACTATGCCTTGTTTAGTTCCACAACAGGCTATGACATAGTGGTTTCCTGCTACCCTGAAAACCGATATGAACTAGAATGCAAGTACACAACCTGGGTTGATTTGGAAAGCCGCCCTACACTGCCACGACCAGATCTGCGGCCTTTGGCCAAGTACTTGAATACACTGGAGAAAACGGGTTATACGTGGGTGGCTGACGGAGTGACTGATACGGGCCCTTTGCTGCGTTTGAAAGCCGAAAAAATAAGTAAAGCACAACGGTATGGCAACCCGACGGAAAGAATATTCTACTCTTCTTCTATAGCAAAGGAGGTATTTCTTCAGGGGGTAACAGATTATTTGAAGAGTGCATTTTTAAAAGTGACGCCAAAGAAGCGTTGGACCTGGCAGCAGGTGAAAGATTTCAATCATACAAAATAATAAAATTTTGTGTTTTACTTTTGGTGTTTATATAAAACTCGCTATTTTTAGGCAAAGAAAAGTATACAATTTGCCTCTTTCCGGAAACCCTCGCCCAGATAGAAGTGCAGCCGCAGAATCGTTTGGCGCTCCTATGATAGAAATAGCTCATAATCCATTCTACAAGTTTTATGTAGACGTGGATAGGAACAGAATCTTTCTTAAGATTAAAGGATGCTGGAATAGTCCAGAGGAGGTTCCTTTCTATTTGATCCATTTAAAAGAAGCGTTAGGCTTAGTAAAACCAGGTTTTTCTATCTTAACTGACCTAAGGTATCTGGAAGAGTATTCGCCTTCCATACGGCAAATGCACATTGAAGCGCAAAAACTGACCATAGAAGCAGGAATTTGCCAATTAGCCGAAGTGCATGATTTGAAAACTTCTATAAACCAGTTGGCGATGGCCATGGCAGAAGAAAGCGGAATCCCGCTCAATATTTTTGACTCTATGCAAGATGCAGAAGCCTGGCTTTCTGAATTGCAGAAAAAGTAAGCTTTTATTCCCGCCAGAGGTAAGAATAACCCAATTCCTATATTCCCGTTTTGTAAGGTGACATGGTCTTCGTAAACTTGAGCCGTGACCTAGCCTTGCAATCCTATGAAAAAGATTCTTTGCCCCGTTGATTTTTCCAAAACCTCTAATAAAGCCGCCGAGTACGCCGCACAAATTGCGCAGCGTACCAAGGCCTCATTGACCCTCCTTCACGTTTTGCACCTGCCCATCATGGACACCACTGAATCTGCCCTCATGGCCAGCCAGGTGTTAGATGACCAGCGCCGGGTTTCATCAGATAAACTGCATGGGTTGTCTTTGCACTTGCAGAGCCTCTTTAGCGCCTCAGGAGGGTTCACTTCTTCCATAGACACAAGAGTACAGGAAGCCTTTTTAGCCGATGCCATGGAGCGCCTGGTGCACGAAGAGGGTTTTGATTTTGTGGTTTTGGGAACTACAGGCGGCGGCAATACTCTGGAGGAAATCCTGATTGGCAGCAACACAGAAAGTGTGATCTCGCAGGTGAAGTGTCCCGTGCTGGCTATTCCTAGCAACGCTACCTACCCAGATATTCACCGCATTGTGTATGCCTCAGATTACCAGCCTGAAGATGCCCGTGCCCTGGGCCAGGTGATTGGTCTTGCCACCGTGTTTCAGGCCGAAGTGGAGGTGGTGCACGTATCTAAAAAAGCTGGCTCAGAGGATACCCAGAAAGCCCAAGGCTTTATACAGCAAGTGTCAGATCAATTAGGTGGTTTCCCGATTGCTTTCCATGAGATAGTGCACGAGGAGGAAGACACTGGTTTGAAAGACTACCTAAGCAAAACGCACAGCAACATGCTGGCAATTTTGAAGAAAAAACGTAGCTTCTTCAAAAACCTGTTTGGCATGAGCCTCGCAGAAAAATTAACGTACCAAACTAAATTACCCCTGCTGGTGCTTCACGCAGACGCAGAATAAAATACCATGAGTGTACTTTCTACTTCCGGGGCATCTGCCACCGGTTGGCGTAAGATCGCGGCCTTTGCCGCGATTTATGTTATATGGGGTTCTACCTACCTGGCCATTGCCTTTGCCGTGGAAACCCTGCCTCCTTTTTTAATGGCAGGAATGCGGTTCCTGTTAGCCGGGGCCATTTTATATAGTTGGGCAGTATGGCGCGGGGCAAAGGCCCCTTCTCTTTTTCACTGGCGTAACACGGCCATTATAGGTGGTTGTTTGCTGCTGCTAGGCAACGGAGCAGTGGTATGGGCCGAACAGAAAGTGCCCTCAGGCATAGCTGCCTTGTTAGTAACCACAGAACCCCTCTGGATAGTTGTGCTCCAATGGGTAGGCAAATCCAGGCAAGTTCCTTCTAAAGGAGTATTGTTAGGATTGGTGATAGGAGTGGTAGGCATGATTATCCTGGTTAGCCCCTGGGAGCTGGAAGGTGGTGTAGATATGATGGGCAGTATAGCCATTCTGTTGGCAGCGGGTGCCTGGGCCTGGGGGTCGTTGTTTTCGTCCAAAGCGACCTTGCCTGACTCTCCCATTCTTACTACCGGCATGCAGATGCTGTGTGGCGGCGGGTTGTTGTTTTTAACCGGAACTATAGCCGGAGAATGGCAAACCACTGATTGGGGAGTTGTAAGTCAGCGCTCTTGGTTGGCTTTGGCGTACTTGGTCGTATTTGGCTCCCTTATAGCTTTTTCGGCGTATAGTTGGCTGACCAGGGTAGCGCCTCCCTCGCAGGTATCTACCTATGCCTATGTAAACCCCGTTATTGCCGTTCTGTTAGGTTGGGCACTCGCGCATGAAGTAATCACTGGGCAGACCATCATAGCTACTGTTCTACTTGTGGCGGCAGTGGTGCTGATCACCATCAAATCAAAGCATTGATAAGGACCATATTTATTATTCTGTCAGAGGAGGATTCATGAAGAAAGCTTTAG is part of the Rufibacter tibetensis genome and harbors:
- a CDS encoding MFS transporter, whose product is MDFVIMMPLGPQLMRVFQISPREFGFLVSAYTFSAAFSGILSAFFIDRFDRKNALMALYLGFTLGTFACALAPTFSFLLIARILAGAFGGVLGALVLAIIGDSVPEERRGAATGKVMAAFSVASIGGIPIGLYLASHASWHAPFYLLTALSVLVLLLTWRILPPMRQHLLHHVPQHPAKALGTIFSRANCLWAFALMVTLSLAGFTVVPFLSPYMVANIGFTESELSYIYLFGGLATVVTSQMAGRLSDKFGKKKVFVIAALLSIIPILVVTNLPQVPHWQAFVVTTFFFIFFGARFVPAMSMITSSIEPRLRGSFMSVNSSVQQLASGLAAFLAGLVISNEPGSQKLLHFGTVGIIATVFTLVSIWVVAKLKKVG
- a CDS encoding HNH endonuclease, whose product is MMCVNWMAAKIKSSHFSLNTGAEGLGEREEEIAIKVWADAHRKHKQYEVQGRRVDTSGIGFPKSLQQFAKEVDRMAKRIRKKEESADPVCALCEREVGFTTLHHLVPREEGGKHGPTAPLCQPCHSTIHLTFTNKELAVLYNSIPALREAEELQKYLHWVRTKRLDKITNRRGKRK
- a CDS encoding DUF6687 family protein, which translates into the protein MKALTYLPFPQIKNQPAVVVDSFHPNGLVLSHWREAPTPAELREDTSAGMVLQALKQNWPDLQKYQYVTANHFDIDAFVGVWALLHPEQALEHEETLRQMALIGDFRELDLEAPFAKEALKLVCWLNSEEKAKFYPPFGAEELEENEVVASIPKFQYFLEVFLDVLLNTALFQQVWEPEFELVLQGYKQVNGVKSKIIQNQALGLVIIQTPAPVHYYALFSSTTGYDIVVSCYPENRYELECKYTTWVDLESRPTLPRPDLRPLAKYLNTLEKTGYTWVADGVTDTGPLLRLKAEKISKAQRYGNPTERIFYSSSIAKEVFLQGVTDYLKSAFLKVTPKKRWTWQQVKDFNHTK
- a CDS encoding universal stress protein → MKKILCPVDFSKTSNKAAEYAAQIAQRTKASLTLLHVLHLPIMDTTESALMASQVLDDQRRVSSDKLHGLSLHLQSLFSASGGFTSSIDTRVQEAFLADAMERLVHEEGFDFVVLGTTGGGNTLEEILIGSNTESVISQVKCPVLAIPSNATYPDIHRIVYASDYQPEDARALGQVIGLATVFQAEVEVVHVSKKAGSEDTQKAQGFIQQVSDQLGGFPIAFHEIVHEEEDTGLKDYLSKTHSNMLAILKKKRSFFKNLFGMSLAEKLTYQTKLPLLVLHADAE
- a CDS encoding EamA family transporter, with product MSVLSTSGASATGWRKIAAFAAIYVIWGSTYLAIAFAVETLPPFLMAGMRFLLAGAILYSWAVWRGAKAPSLFHWRNTAIIGGCLLLLGNGAVVWAEQKVPSGIAALLVTTEPLWIVVLQWVGKSRQVPSKGVLLGLVIGVVGMIILVSPWELEGGVDMMGSIAILLAAGAWAWGSLFSSKATLPDSPILTTGMQMLCGGGLLFLTGTIAGEWQTTDWGVVSQRSWLALAYLVVFGSLIAFSAYSWLTRVAPPSQVSTYAYVNPVIAVLLGWALAHEVITGQTIIATVLLVAAVVLITIKSKH